In one Pseudomonas sp. R84 genomic region, the following are encoded:
- the gbcB gene encoding glycine-betaine demethylase subunit GbcB has translation MSNSFLNPVTTQTWANGRHIVRCVKVIQETWDVRTFCFMADQPILFFFKPGQFVTLELEIEGQPIMRSYTISSSPSVPYSFSVTIKRVPGGRVSNWLHDTLHEGQELAVHGPVGLFNAIDFPSPKVLYLSGGVGITPCMSMARWFYDTNANVDMTFIHSARSPKDIIYHRELEHMASRIDNFSLHLICEKHGLGEPWAGYRGYLNHKMLELMVPDFLEREVFCCGPTPYMNAVKRLLEVAGYDMSRYHEESFGATPPEARADAVEQAEQAADAPEIDAADLHQVEFTSSGKSIRVAPGETVHAAAAKLGLMIPKACGMGICGTCKVLKLGGEVEMEHNGGITEDDEAEGFILSCCSVPKGDVRIDF, from the coding sequence ATGTCCAACAGCTTCCTGAATCCGGTCACCACCCAGACCTGGGCCAATGGCCGACACATCGTCCGTTGCGTCAAAGTCATCCAGGAAACCTGGGACGTGCGCACCTTCTGCTTCATGGCTGACCAGCCGATCCTGTTCTTCTTCAAGCCCGGGCAGTTCGTGACCCTGGAGCTGGAAATCGAAGGCCAGCCGATCATGCGTTCGTACACCATCTCCAGCTCGCCGTCGGTGCCGTACAGCTTTTCGGTGACGATCAAGCGCGTGCCGGGCGGCAGGGTTTCCAACTGGCTGCACGACACACTTCATGAGGGGCAGGAGCTGGCGGTGCACGGGCCGGTCGGGCTGTTCAATGCCATCGACTTCCCGAGCCCGAAAGTGCTGTATCTCAGTGGCGGCGTCGGTATCACGCCGTGCATGTCGATGGCGCGCTGGTTCTACGACACCAACGCCAACGTCGACATGACCTTTATCCACAGCGCGCGCTCACCGAAAGACATCATTTACCACCGCGAGCTGGAGCACATGGCGTCGCGGATCGACAACTTCAGCCTGCACCTGATTTGTGAGAAGCATGGCTTGGGTGAACCGTGGGCCGGTTATCGCGGTTACCTGAACCACAAGATGTTGGAATTGATGGTGCCGGACTTCCTTGAGCGCGAAGTGTTCTGCTGCGGGCCGACGCCTTACATGAATGCGGTTAAGCGGTTGCTGGAAGTGGCCGGTTACGACATGTCGCGTTATCACGAGGAATCCTTCGGCGCCACGCCACCGGAAGCCCGTGCTGATGCGGTGGAGCAAGCCGAGCAGGCTGCGGATGCACCGGAAATCGATGCGGCGGATCTGCATCAGGTCGAATTCACCTCGTCCGGCAAGAGCATTCGTGTGGCACCGGGCGAGACGGTGCATGCGGCGGCGGCCAAGCTGGGCTTGATGATTCCGAAGGCGTGCGGGATGGGGATTTGCGGGACGTGCAAGGTGCTCAAGCTGGGCGGCGAGGTGGAGATGGAGCACAACGGCGGGATTACCGAGGACGATGAGGCTGAAGGGTTTATCTTGTCGTGCTGCAGTGTGCCTAAAGGCGACGTCCGAATCGATTTCTGA